The DNA region CTCTGAAAATATTACGGTCAATGCGTACGCACCTGGAATTGTTAAAACACCAATGATGTTTGATATTGCCCATGAAGTTGGACAGAATGCTGGAAAAGATGACGATTGGGGTATGCAACAATTTGCAAAGGATATCGCATTAAAGCGTCTATCAGAACCTTCTGATGTTGCTAATGTTGTCTCATTCCTTGCAGGATCAGATTCAGATTATATTACTGGACAGACCATAATCGTTGACGGTGGTATGCAATTCCACTAGTTTTAAAATGAATTAATTTAAAAACAACCGGAGATTAGTAGTAATCAAGCCTCCGGTTGTTTTAGTTTATTTAGAAAATATTTTAAAGCTATTATTATATTTTTTAATTGCTAGTGACTCCAGAATTTAAATCATATACATTGTGAAAACCTTTAAACATAGGCTACCAACATTGAGTTTATTTTGTGGTATTGATTTTTTTCGAAGCAATAACTGAATAAGTTGGCATCCACGGTCCAGTCCACCAGCCATTAATTCCATATGTTTTTGACTTGATGTTTTCCATTCCTGCTGTGCGTAGAATATTCATGTATTCTCGCTTATTATGCCCTGTATCAACAATAATGATTTTCCCACCTGCTTCCAAGACACGAAGGGCTTCTAACAATGCATTTTTTCGATTTGAACTTGGCTTGATATTGTGAAATGCTAGACTAGATACGACTAAATTGTATGACTCATCTGAAATTGAAAGCTCACACATATCTGCTGTTTTAATGGTGATTTGTTCGGATAAGCCACTTGCTTGAACGATTTTAAGAGTATTTTCAGCACTATTATCACTTTGATCTGCACTATGCCATATATCAATTCCCATTGATTTTTTTATTCGTGATAACTTATGAGCGAGTTGTAATAAAACATTTGCGTGGCCAGTTCCCAAATCCAACACATGATATGCCGATTCAGGTAATTCTTCTTCAATGATAGATGCCCATATTTTCTTTTTGCCGATAATCGACGTATTGATAAAAATGATGCCTCCTATGATCATTAGAACACCATAAAGAATTGTCCAAAGATACCCATTATATTGATGGAACATCGCAACAAATGATAGGACAATTAGACCTGTCAATATATATAGCGTTGGAACTAATGGCGCATCTAATCCACTCTCTCTTAATTTTTTCAAACTAATACTCTCCTTTTCATTGCTGCATAACAATTTATTATAAATTTTAATAATTTAACTCAACATTCATAATTTAACTAATACCAATATAACTTCATTCTTATT from Weissella diestrammenae includes:
- a CDS encoding class I SAM-dependent methyltransferase, producing MKKLRESGLDAPLVPTLYILTGLIVLSFVAMFHQYNGYLWTILYGVLMIIGGIIFINTSIIGKKKIWASIIEEELPESAYHVLDLGTGHANVLLQLAHKLSRIKKSMGIDIWHSADQSDNSAENTLKIVQASGLSEQITIKTADMCELSISDESYNLVVSSLAFHNIKPSSNRKNALLEALRVLEAGGKIIIVDTGHNKREYMNILRTAGMENIKSKTYGINGWWTGPWMPTYSVIASKKINTTK